The Streptomyces fungicidicus nucleotide sequence GGACCCGTTCGCTTTCGCGACGCTCAACGGCCGCCGTGGCGGACGTTCTGCCCGTCGCACGGCGGCCGGAAGTCGGACATGTCACCGGGGAAGGGGGGCTCCGAGGCGTCCGAAGGGTTCGTTCACCAGGGATAGGCCGCACAGGGCGGCCGGCGTGCCGGCACCGCGGCCGGCACGCGAAAGGGGAGATCCACACGGCGGCGAGCGGGGCGGGGTCCGTGTGCCATCGCGATGCGGCGAACGCCCCGGACCCCGCGCCCGTGTCACGCGGGCCGCGTCCAGCCCGGGTCCCGGCCGCTGAGGCCGATCGTCCGGTCCAGCAGCGGGGCGTCGGACGGGACGGGGACGACGGGGCCGAAGATGCCGTCGCCCCGCTCGGATTCCTCCGCGGCGGCACGGAGGAAGGCGTGCGACGCCGCCAGCGCGGCGGGGTCGGGCACGTACGCCTGGCCCGTGGCACGGGCCAGGTCCCAGCCGTGGACCACCAGTTCGTCGACGGCGACGGCGGCGGTCACCTCGCCCGGCATGTCGAAGCCCCCGGCGCGCGTCATACCGGTCCAGGCCGCCGGCTCCCGCCAGACCTCGGCGAGTTCGTCCAGCACCTTGGGCAGTTCCTCGCGCCAGCCGGGTCCGATGTCCGGCAGGGCGCTCTGCGGACCGGTGTCCGTGGTGACGCCCAGATCCTTGCGTCCGGCGTCCCGGAAGGCGACGGCCAGCCCGAGGAGATGGCCGAGCAGATGGCGCACGGCGTACTGCGGGCAGGGCGTCGGGTCCGCCAGCCGGTCGTCGCGGACGCCCTCGGCGAGGCGCGCCACGATCCTGGTCTGCGGTCCGAAGTCGAGCGTGATGGGGTTCATCGAGTTGCTCCTCCTGGTCGTTCTCCTGGAAGGCAGACCGATCCGGGCCCCGGAACTCATCGCTCGGCCGGCCCGCTTCTAAGGCACCTGCCCGATCCCGGCGGAGGGTCCTTAGCACCACGATGACCAGGCATGACGACGACATGGACGGCGACCCGCGTGCTGCGGGACGGCAACGCCCGCCTGTACCTCACCGGGGTGGTGATCTCCGGCTTCGGCACCTCCGCGCTGTGGCTGGCCTCGGGGGTGTGGGTGAAGGACCTCACCGGCTCGGACGGACTCGCGGCGCTGTGCATGCTCGCGATGTGGGCCCCCACCCTGGCCGGACCGCTGCTGGGCACCCTGGCCGACCGCTTCCGCCGCAGGACTCTGCTGATCGCCGTGAGCCTGCTCATGGCGGTGCTGCTGCTCACCCTCTGCTCCGTCGACTCACCGCGCGGGCTGTGGCTGCTGTACGCGGTGCTGTTCGTGTACGGCGCGTCCGGCGTGGTGCACGACGCGGCCGAGTCGGCGCTGATCGCCGCCGCCGTGGACCGGTCCCTGCTCGGCGACTTCAACGGCCTGCGGATGACGGCCAACGAGGGCATGAAGCTGCTGGCCCCGCTGGCGGGCGCGGGCCTCTACGCCGGGTACGGCGGGGCGGGCGTCGTCGTGCTGGACGCGGTCACCTTCCTGCTCGCCACGGTCGTATACGCCTGCCTGCGGGTGCGGGAGGACCGCCCGCCGGCCCCGCCGGACCGCGTCCGCGGACGGACCGCCGAGGGGGTCAGCTACCTGTGGGGGCATCCCGCGCTGCGTCCGCTGGTCCTGGCGGGGGGCGCCACGATGCTCTGCGCGGGCCTCAGCGGGGCGCTGGTCTACGCCGTGGTCGACGCCCTCGGCCACTCCCCCGCGTACGCGGGTGTGCTGTACGCCGTGCAGGGCGCGGGGTCGGTGATCGTCGGCCTGCTCTCGGGTGCGGCCCTGCGCCGGCTCGGCGAACGGCGCTTCGCGGCGTACGGCATCGCCGTACTGGCCGTCGGGGTGGCGCTGCGCGCGGTGCCGGACGACCCGCTGGCGTGGGTCTGCTGCCTGGCGATCGGCGCGGGACTGCCCGCCGTGCTGATCGTCGCGCTGACCGCCGTGCAGCGGGAGACCCCGGGCCCGCTGCTGGGCAGGGTCACCGCCACCGCCAACACCCTGGTGTACACGCCGAACGTGGTCGGTCTGGCGGCGGGAGCGGCCCTGGTGGAACTGTTCGACCACCGGCTCCTGCTGGTCGTCCTGGGCCTCGCCCTGGCGGCGACGGCGACGACGCTGCTCCGGCACCCGGCGGGCGACAACCGCGCCGTCCCCGCGGCACCGCCGGGCGACGGCCCCGCCTGACCGGCGTCCGCGGCCTCACGGGAAGAGCACGGCGGGCGCCGGCCCGCCGCCGGTGACCGGCGGGGTCAGAGGCCGGCCAGCGCCGTCCGGACCGCCGCC carries:
- a CDS encoding MFS transporter gives rise to the protein MTTTWTATRVLRDGNARLYLTGVVISGFGTSALWLASGVWVKDLTGSDGLAALCMLAMWAPTLAGPLLGTLADRFRRRTLLIAVSLLMAVLLLTLCSVDSPRGLWLLYAVLFVYGASGVVHDAAESALIAAAVDRSLLGDFNGLRMTANEGMKLLAPLAGAGLYAGYGGAGVVVLDAVTFLLATVVYACLRVREDRPPAPPDRVRGRTAEGVSYLWGHPALRPLVLAGGATMLCAGLSGALVYAVVDALGHSPAYAGVLYAVQGAGSVIVGLLSGAALRRLGERRFAAYGIAVLAVGVALRAVPDDPLAWVCCLAIGAGLPAVLIVALTAVQRETPGPLLGRVTATANTLVYTPNVVGLAAGAALVELFDHRLLLVVLGLALAATATTLLRHPAGDNRAVPAAPPGDGPA
- a CDS encoding TIGR03086 family metal-binding protein → MNPITLDFGPQTRIVARLAEGVRDDRLADPTPCPQYAVRHLLGHLLGLAVAFRDAGRKDLGVTTDTGPQSALPDIGPGWREELPKVLDELAEVWREPAAWTGMTRAGGFDMPGEVTAAVAVDELVVHGWDLARATGQAYVPDPAALAASHAFLRAAAEESERGDGIFGPVVPVPSDAPLLDRTIGLSGRDPGWTRPA